Proteins found in one Planococcus citri chromosome 2, ihPlaCitr1.1, whole genome shotgun sequence genomic segment:
- the LOC135834651 gene encoding uncharacterized protein LOC135834651, translating into MVKVREFCCGCSLRSGTFIIAWGSLMNSCLFFILCIVNYLNLLRRSKLNSSYQSSYSSYTISTPSPYIFMYNIIRIAVGIAVSILAIWAIQKNKVKFLDGLFWYLCYTAGALAFSSILVLFLPSWELALSGENPIVQGQIKYSSELENRMFLFFLYLFGIGMLSYFALVVKSFRDYSLRNSAQNGQFVGPDPTAVGFLAA; encoded by the exons atgGTAAAAGTAAGAGAATTCTGTTGCGGATGTTCACTTCGAAGTGGAACCTTTATTATTGCATGGGGCTCACTT ATGAACAGTtgcttgtttttcattttgtgcaTTGTTAATTACTTGAACCTTCTTCGTCGAAGTAAATTGAATTCCAGTTACCAATCCTCATATTCATCATATACCA tttCAACACCTTCTCCTTATATTTTTATGTATAATATAATAAGGATTGCTGTCGGAATAGCGGTTTCTATCCTAGCAATATGGGCAATTCAAAAG aataaagttAAATTTTTGGATGGTCTATTTTGGTACCTGTGTTACACCGCAGGAGCTCTCGCATTCAGCTCAATATTAGTGCTCTTTTTACCTTCTTGGGAGCTAGCTCTGAGCGGAGAAAATCCCATTGTCCAGGGTCAAATTAAATACAGCTCAGAACTGGAGAACAGaatgtttcttttcttcttATATCTGTTTGGAATTG GGATGTTATCCTACTTCGCTCTTGTAGTAAAAAGTTTCCGAGATTACAGCCTGAGAAATAGTGCTCAGAATGGTCAATTTGTTGGCCCAGATCCGACAGCAGTgggatttttagctgcctaa